Proteins from a single region of Lentisphaera araneosa HTCC2155:
- a CDS encoding acyl carrier protein, whose product MTNEGIAQAIIDIIKDIVPDEDCSNIDPAVALRDQLELDSMDFLDIVMELRKLYNVEVPEADYGELATLDSCVAYLEPKMKDI is encoded by the coding sequence ATGACAAATGAAGGTATTGCGCAGGCAATCATTGACATTATAAAAGATATTGTGCCAGACGAAGATTGCAGCAATATTGATCCAGCAGTTGCTCTTAGAGATCAACTTGAATTGGATTCTATGGATTTTTTAGATATTGTTATGGAACTTAGAAAACTCTACAACGTAGAAGTTCCAGAGGCTGATTACGGTGAGCTTGCAACTCTTGATAGTTGCGTTGCTTACCTCGAGCCAAAAATGAAAGATATTTAA